A genomic stretch from Fusibacter sp. A1 includes:
- the dnaB gene encoding replicative DNA helicase, translating into MQGRIPPHNLDAEQSLLGAMILDQHAINEGMESLKSDDFYSEGHRIIFDAILEMSDQNRPVDIITLSDMLSSKGKLDAIGGIGYLTDLTDKGILTTNAKQYANIIEEKATLRQLIRTSTEILEQGYSQVEATELIELAEKSIFDITQKKSNEGFTPIGRILTRAFEDIGRLAANEGMVTGITTGLVDVDKKTSGMQRSDMILIAARPSMGKTAFALNLCKNAAMMGGASVAIFSLEMAKEQLVQRMLSAEALVSMGAIKTGQLSEEDWPHLISAVGRLSKSKIFIDDTPAIGVTELRAKCRRLKAEHGLDVIMIDYLQLMSGTKAESRQQEISTISRSLKSIAREMDCPVLALSQLSRAPEQRADHRPMLSDLRESGAIEQDADLAMFLYRDEYYFPDKEDNKNKAELIIGKQRNGETGTVELHWMGQFQLFRDLSTLEQ; encoded by the coding sequence ATGCAAGGACGTATCCCACCACATAATTTAGATGCGGAGCAATCACTCCTTGGAGCGATGATTCTGGACCAACACGCTATAAATGAAGGGATGGAATCACTTAAATCGGATGATTTCTATAGCGAAGGGCATCGCATCATTTTTGATGCGATACTGGAGATGTCCGACCAAAACAGGCCAGTTGACATCATAACCCTATCGGATATGCTAAGTTCAAAGGGCAAACTCGACGCGATAGGCGGTATCGGCTATTTGACGGATTTGACCGACAAAGGGATATTGACGACAAACGCCAAGCAATATGCGAATATTATCGAAGAAAAAGCGACGCTCAGGCAACTGATCAGAACTTCGACAGAAATTCTTGAGCAGGGATATAGCCAGGTAGAAGCGACTGAACTGATAGAACTTGCAGAAAAAAGTATTTTTGATATTACTCAAAAAAAGAGCAATGAAGGATTCACGCCTATTGGAAGGATCCTCACCAGAGCTTTCGAAGATATAGGAAGACTTGCGGCAAATGAAGGTATGGTGACAGGCATCACTACAGGGCTTGTCGATGTCGATAAGAAAACATCGGGAATGCAGCGGTCGGATATGATCCTGATAGCGGCACGTCCTTCGATGGGAAAAACGGCATTTGCTCTAAACCTGTGTAAAAACGCAGCGATGATGGGTGGTGCTTCTGTGGCGATCTTCAGTCTTGAGATGGCCAAGGAGCAGCTTGTTCAGAGGATGCTGAGCGCCGAGGCTCTTGTTTCCATGGGGGCAATCAAGACAGGACAGTTGTCCGAAGAGGATTGGCCGCATCTGATATCCGCTGTTGGTCGACTTTCAAAGAGCAAGATCTTCATCGATGACACACCTGCGATCGGAGTGACAGAGCTAAGGGCCAAGTGTAGAAGACTCAAAGCCGAACACGGTCTGGATGTCATCATGATCGACTACCTTCAGCTGATGAGCGGCACGAAAGCCGAGAGTAGACAACAGGAGATATCCACGATCTCGCGTTCGTTAAAATCGATCGCGCGTGAAATGGATTGCCCGGTACTTGCTCTTTCTCAGTTGTCGCGTGCTCCCGAGCAACGTGCGGACCACAGGCCTATGCTGTCGGATCTTCGTGAATCGGGTGCGATTGAGCAGGATGCCGATTTGGCGATGTTCCTTTATAGGGATGAATATTACTTCCCTGACAAGGAAGACAACAAGAATAAGGCGGAGCTTATCATCGGTAAGCAGAGAAATGGTGAGACCGGCACCGTCGAACTTCACTGGATGGGACAGTTCCAGTTGTTTAGGGACTTAAGCACCTTGGAACAATAA
- a CDS encoding GNAT family N-acetyltransferase, with the protein MDVSLVPFDKAHLEQLKTWTHHEDVLLKHYDFKGFMDNDYSRWFRRKQRLLTKKLYAVIAEEALVGFITMKRINRLKRQAEMGIVFDPGRVNKGLGTKGVELFLKMFFEELGFEVLLLHVADFNRRAMKCYTKTGFTIVSSIVEPFEDQSRNFELLLAGEGVFHLDHDRLMTLVHTMKITKTEYEQRLKD; encoded by the coding sequence ATGGACGTATCCCTAGTACCTTTTGATAAAGCGCATTTGGAGCAACTCAAGACATGGACCCACCATGAAGACGTCCTACTTAAGCACTATGACTTCAAAGGGTTCATGGACAACGACTACTCGAGATGGTTTAGACGAAAGCAAAGACTCTTGACCAAAAAACTCTATGCGGTGATCGCTGAAGAAGCACTGGTGGGTTTTATCACGATGAAGCGTATCAATCGCCTAAAAAGGCAGGCGGAGATGGGAATCGTGTTCGATCCGGGTCGTGTCAACAAAGGACTTGGAACAAAGGGCGTCGAACTTTTTTTAAAGATGTTCTTCGAAGAGCTCGGATTCGAGGTTTTGCTGCTTCATGTCGCCGACTTCAATCGCCGTGCGATGAAGTGCTACACTAAGACAGGATTCACGATTGTAAGCTCAATAGTCGAGCCGTTTGAGGACCAATCCAGAAATTTTGAATTGCTACTTGCCGGTGAAGGAGTGTTCCATCTGGATCACGATAGGTTGATGACCTTGGTCCATACGATGAAAATCACAAAGACCGAGTATGAACAAAGATTAAAGGATTAA
- a CDS encoding DUF1858 domain-containing protein: MTVTKDHIIAEVLNHDRTLAPIFMQFGLHCLGCAAANNESIGEAAMVHGIDADALIDALNTYLQSK; encoded by the coding sequence ATGACAGTAACTAAAGATCATATTATTGCAGAGGTTCTTAACCACGATAGAACATTAGCTCCAATCTTCATGCAGTTTGGATTGCACTGTTTGGGTTGTGCGGCTGCTAACAATGAATCAATCGGCGAAGCGGCTATGGTTCACGGTATTGATGCGGATGCGTTGATTGACGCGTTGAACACTTATCTGCAAAGCAAGTAA
- a CDS encoding adenylosuccinate synthase produces the protein MSTVVIVGAQWGDEGKGKFIDYLSNQADIVVRGQGGNNAGHTVVVGDKKYALHLVPSGILYPGTVNVVGNGVVFDPAGFIKELDTLISQGISVDNLRISARAHIVLPYHRVLDRLAEEAKGDLKIGTTQKGIGPCYMDKVERTGIRVCDMMNPEIFKTLLDAQVDRKNVILKAVYGEAPLSADEIYEEYMGYVERLKPYVIDTVAYLNDAIEDDKKILLEGAQGTLLDIDLGTYPYVTSSHPTTGGFTVGTGIAPNKIQQVLGITKAYTTRVGLGPFVTEQDNEIGDRIRIQGNEFGTTTGRPRRCGYLDLVIVRYGARINGLTAIALSLLDVLTGFEELKVCTGYKLNGEIIKDFPASLDDLAKCEPVYETFKGWSDDITGCTSYEELPEACKTYINFIEEYTKVPVAFISVGPKRSQTIIRKELFQ, from the coding sequence ATGTCAACAGTGGTAATCGTAGGAGCTCAATGGGGCGACGAAGGAAAAGGTAAATTCATCGACTATCTGTCAAATCAGGCAGACATCGTAGTAAGAGGCCAAGGCGGAAACAATGCAGGTCACACTGTAGTCGTTGGTGATAAAAAATATGCACTTCATTTGGTTCCATCAGGCATTCTTTACCCTGGAACGGTCAATGTTGTCGGTAACGGCGTCGTGTTTGATCCGGCAGGCTTTATTAAGGAGCTTGATACACTCATTTCACAGGGCATATCGGTGGACAATTTAAGAATCAGCGCGAGAGCGCATATCGTATTGCCGTATCACAGGGTTTTGGACCGCTTGGCTGAAGAGGCAAAGGGAGATCTGAAAATCGGTACGACACAAAAAGGGATCGGACCTTGCTACATGGATAAAGTGGAACGTACAGGTATCAGAGTTTGCGATATGATGAACCCTGAAATCTTCAAGACACTCCTAGATGCGCAAGTCGATAGAAAAAATGTGATTTTGAAGGCGGTTTACGGTGAAGCACCCCTAAGCGCAGATGAGATATATGAAGAATATATGGGCTATGTCGAAAGATTGAAGCCTTATGTAATAGATACGGTCGCATACTTGAACGATGCGATAGAAGACGATAAGAAGATCTTACTTGAGGGCGCGCAGGGTACACTCCTTGATATCGACCTGGGCACATACCCATATGTGACCAGCTCTCATCCGACTACGGGCGGATTTACGGTAGGGACAGGTATCGCACCAAATAAGATTCAACAAGTGCTCGGTATTACAAAAGCATATACGACAAGAGTCGGTTTAGGTCCTTTTGTTACAGAACAGGACAACGAAATCGGTGATAGGATCAGAATTCAGGGAAATGAGTTCGGTACGACTACCGGTCGTCCTAGACGCTGCGGTTATCTTGATCTGGTTATCGTAAGATACGGAGCGAGAATCAACGGGTTGACGGCGATCGCCCTTTCACTGCTTGATGTTCTCACAGGATTTGAGGAACTCAAGGTGTGCACAGGCTACAAGTTGAACGGGGAGATCATCAAAGACTTCCCGGCAAGCCTTGACGACTTGGCTAAATGTGAACCGGTCTATGAGACGTTCAAAGGCTGGTCGGATGATATCACAGGATGCACAAGCTACGAGGAACTGCCAGAGGCGTGTAAGACGTATATCAACTTCATCGAAGAGTATACAAAAGTGCCAGTGGCTTTCATTTCAGTGGGTCCTAAAAGAAGTCAGACCATCATTCGAAAAGAGTTGTTCCAATAA